The window GATGATTTTAAATTTATTCCTAAATTCAGTTATAAGAATATTCTTATACATGTTACATAAATACAGGATACAGTTTTAAGAAAATAGACTATGTCTGAGTATTAgggaattattaaatattatgcATGTATTTGTATGTACATTACTTTTTATGTAACATCACTGTGGAATGttaaaattttagaaaatgACAAATCTTGTAAACACTGGTAAAAAATTTGGTATACAGAGCTGATAtaacaaaatttgaaattaacAGTGTTAAAATGCACTGTTCGTTTGAATGAATTTCACTACACTAATTTATTGACAGGCTTTAAGAGCCTGATCAAGATCAGCCAAGAGGTCTTTCTCCGTTTCTAAACCAACAGATAAACGAATTAACTGATCGTTAATACCTAATATCGCTCTAGTTTCCTcaggtactgacgaatgagtcaTAACAGATCTATACAAACAATtattaagaaataaattatatattttaatcaCGTGTATTGTACTGAAATATTAATTACTTACGGTAATTCAGCAAGAGACTCATAACCACCAAGTGACTCTGCTAATGTAAACACATTTAGTGCCTTTAAGAATTTCTTAGAATCACCCTTTAGATAAAAAGAAACCATTCCACTATGACCAGATGTTTGCCTAAGTGCAAGTTCATGTTGTGGATGTGATGGTAAATCTAAAAAATATAGACAAAAATAATAAACCACAAATGTATAATAACTTTTTGAATGATGTAATTACTATATATATTACAGAAATGACTAAGCTATTTTAGATACATACATGGATGAATCACTTTCTCTACATGAGGATGAGATTGCAAAAATTTCGCAACTGCCAAACCATTTTTCATATGCTGCTGCATCCTAAGTTCTAAAGTTTTCAGACTACGATTAACCATTGAGCAATCAAAAGGTGACGGTACAACACCCATAgctgaaataattaaaaaataattagctATACATACAGAAAAAGTGATTTACAATGTAAATggtgaaataatataaaaataccatTTTGTAAAAATTTAAGTCTTTCTCCAATATCATCCCTATTTGTAATAGCTGCACCCATTATAACATCTGCATGTCCATTCATATATTTTGTAAGAGAATATACTACAATATCTGCACCAAGTTCTAATGGTTTCTACAATAAAATACATGTGGCACTAGGTGCTTAATTAAATTGTAGTCTAACATGAAGAATTAATTACCTGGTAGTAACATGTTAAGAAAGTATTATCTACAACTACAATAATTTTAGGATTTATTTTTTTCACTGCTTCAGTTACTGCTTTAATATCAACTAGTTTAAGTAAAGGGTTTGTAGGTGTCTCCAACCAAATCATCTGAAAAAGAAGATAAATATATGAATACATTTACATTTTAGAAAATGCAATTTGTGATACTTCATATCATCTAATGAATTAATACCTTTGTACTTGGTTTTACAGCAGCTACAATATTATTTACATCTACTGTGTCCACAAATGTTACTTCAACACTGTGTGTGCACAAACATCTTTGAAAGAAACGATTCGttccaccatatatatcatCCCCAGATATAATATGATCACCTGTTGGCACTAATGAAGTTACTACAGTTGTTGCACCTAAACCAGATGCAAATGTAATCCCATACTTTCCACCATCTAATGCAGCTAAACATGTTTCTAGAACATTTCTTGTAGGATTACCACTTCTACTATAATCATAGCCCTACAACATTCAAAGAATAACAATTAATGTcagtattaattttttttaaatagaaggaGAGTCTACAAAGTACAATTAATAATGATTAATTCTCATTGATACAATTGACATCAATTGACTTCTTTTCATTACAAATATCTATAGCCTTCATTTTTGATGAAATTTCTTGCATTTTTGATttatataaaaaagaatatgatttcttaaaaaaaaaaataatttattttcaaaGTGAAAGAAAGTTACCCTATGTTCACCAGGCCCATCTTGACGAAAGGTAGTAGACAATACAATAGGTGCTACTACTGCACAGTGACTCCATTGTAATGGATCTTGTCCAGCATGAATAGCTTTTGTTGCAAAACCTTTTTTCGTTGACATCCTATTAAACAttgtttataaaataatattgtttataaaaatttctaaataattttttttttctcttacaACTACGAAAAGAAATATGCATTAACATAGGATCGAGAAAAGGAGCCGACCGATCGGATTATGTCTGAATTAGGATTGACTAGGATTTAAATCAACATTCTTTATTGTTCTACAATTCTTCTACAACCTAATCTACACTATAGAAAAATGTTAATAATGTAGCGCTATTTGCAATAAGCACGATAGATCAGTTTCCTAAACTGAATAGATCGAAGGTATGACATATACCTACATAAAAATTACATCACAATTTTAAACGTGGCAATTCAACAATACTTTATATTTTCTATCTTATGTAACGACTTTAATGATACACGTATCTAATAACCCCAGATAAGTGAACATTAAATCATATATCGGCGGTTAACGAACTTTCTTAGTTTTCTGTTCTAAAAATACTTAGAGGTGTACTTACGTGTATTATAATTCTTTAAACTAAAGAAATGTTCAAAATTCGAATAACTTAAGGAAAACTAGCCGATCACAGAAATAACTGATAGTAGTTAAATGAGCAATAACAATTAGATCTTTAAAGATATCAGCAACACGTGCTATCACTGACGTCCAGGTTGAGTGTGACACCAAGAGTGACTGCCCTCCGCAGAGGATTGCCTATTTATTATCAGTCTATATACATGCATATTTGCACACATATAGTATAGATTACTGTCTGTCATAAAGGAGCCGGCCGGTTTCTTGAAGTTCTCCCACTGTCTTTCACACGCTAAGTAAAGTGGGAGAATAGGATAGCTCTGTGACTATTTAAATCGCGCCATTTTTGAGCATAACCTATATTCGCCATCTGAGTGAAGTCAGTATAGCCACGTGACTCACATTGgcaaataatatttaattagaTGGTCACGTGACCACATGCGACTAACTTCAAGGTCTGCAATCAGATCCCTTAATTGATGTGCACGTGCGTGAATTGTTTCTGTAATGTTAACCTCGCTCCGATAAAACGTGATTACATTTGTTTACGAGTTCATATCCATTGAGTCATGGCGAAAAAGGAATTAAAACGTAAAAGAACAGACAATGTTAATAATAAGGAGAATGAACCAGAAACAGTGGTTTTACCAGCGAAGAGAATGTCAGATGAACCACCACCGAAAAAGGTTTGAAAATACCCTCGGCTTATTTTCAGGAAATATGAGCGAGATTTCGTACATCTGCTTACGTTTAATTATCTAGGTTAAATGGATCAATAAGCAGAGAGTTCTAGTTTTTGCAACTAGAGGAATTAGTTATGTACATCGGCATCTCATGCATGATTTGAGAACTCTCATGCCTCATCATCGGCCAGAATCTAAAATGGAACGTACTAAGAACTTGCAAGTAGTTAATGAAATGTGTGAGATGAAACATTGCAATAAGATAATATTGTTTGAAGGCAGAAGGAAAAAAGACTTATACATGTGGTTTTCTAATGTTCCTACAGGACCATGTGTGAAATTTTTTGTTGAAAATAGTATgggttatattctttatttataaATTGTACAATTTTTGATCACATATGAATTGTTTGATTTTCTGTATAGTTTATACAATGGGAGAGTTAAAAATGACTGGAAATTGCTTGAAAGGATCTCGTCCTTTACTGTCATTTGATGAAAATTTTGACACAAAGCCACATTACAGTCTTTTAAAGGAGTTACTTGTTCAAATATTCGGTGTTCCTAATCATCATCCTAAAAGTCAACCATTTTTTGATCATGTTTATACGTTCAGTGTATTGGATAATAGGATATGGTTTAGGAATTTCCAAATTTTAACTGAGGATGGTGGTTTAGCTGAAATTGGTCCAAGATTTGTattaaatccaataaaaattttTGCTGGAAGCTTTGGGGGAGAAATACTTTGGGATAATCCAACTTATATTTCTCCTGCACAGGTATGAATAAATCATACTTCAATATTATCTAATTATTAGACTGGAAATGATAAATTTCTTCATTATAACTTTTTATATATGTAGTTTCGACAATCTCTCAAAAAGAAAGCTGCTGGTAAATATGTCAGTAAAGTAGAACAGAAAATGATACAAGAAATTAATAAGCCAAAAGAATCGTATTCATTAAATCCCATGGATGAGATATTTAAGGGTGATCCACTAGAAAAAGCGAAAGAATTGCAaggagaaaaagaagaagaagtagAAGACAGAGAAGTAATGCATAGTAATACAAGCAAGAAAAGTAAGAAAGTGAAAAAGGGTATTAAAAAGAATTTAGGGAAAAGGGTAAAGAAAgttaatttaaagaaaaaaacAAAAACTTAATGAAGTGATTATGtactaaagaatttttattatgcaattatgttaataaaatttgtataaatatgacataaacaatacatttttattttcaactAATAGTATACTACAACATTTATATTTGATTAAGAGCAAGCATATTAAATTACACAATCAGTATTTTAGGTATTATTTTTGTATACAAGAAGTAaccataaatattaatatttagtgTTGTACAATTTCTGCATTATGCATAATACATTGTCTcttacaaaaaatacaaaagctatTAAATCATTTATATAAAATTGCACATTATTAAATGTTCATTCATTTACACTAGAACAAATATATAAAGTAAATAAGAACTATTTTAAGTACCATTCACATTGCTGGCACGTACTTGTACTTGATTTAGTTATGTAAAAGCACATTTGATGAGGTATCCTAACGTGTCTTGTATAGTCTAAAGCAAAAGCTTTAATGTTATTATGAAGTATTAAGCAATACTATATATCCTTCATATACACATCTTTAAAAGGTCACTAATCTTGGGTCGAAGAATTGTCGATCTTTGAGCCGCTGTAGCTctatcaaaaaaaatcgcagcgaggtaagcctggactcattttaaagggcaaagcctccacTTTTAGGTCCCTACATTGaatttgtccgaaaaaaattctccagcCCACGACTTGCCAAGAAAGAGGGAGTGGTTTTTCTCCAATTATTTTCCAACTTCAGATGACTCTCagaagcttgataaattttttttgcaatcTATTTTGCAGGGATATTACAGTCGAAACCCTCCCCTTGCGAATGAGACCTTGGCGAGcggtctgcgattttttttggctgagttatcgcactttgaatgaaaagtgagccacaGACCTCGGAATCACGCACTGATCCAGAGATCCAAAAAGTTGTCAATTTTAGAGCCGCTatagctccgtcaaaaaaaaacgCAGCGAagtgagcctggactcatttttaagggcaaagcctctacttttacgTCCCTAGATTGAActtgtccgaaaaaaattctccagtcCACGACTTGCCAAGAAAGAGGGAGTGGTTTTTCTCCGATTATTTTCTAACTTCAGATGACTCTCAGAAGCTTGATAAATGTTTTTCGCGATATTTTTTGGACAGATATTAAAgctggaaccctcccctttcgaatgagaccataGCGAGTGATCTGCCATTTTTTTTCACCGAGTTATCACACTTCGAATGAAGTGGTGAGTTGtttgaagttggaaaacattcAGAGAAAAACCACTCTCTCTTTCTCGGTGGGTTGTGGGCTAGAGAATTTTTTTTCGAACAAGTTCAATCCAGGGGTGTACAAGTagtggctttgccctttaaaatgagaccaggctcatctcgctgtgatttttttttacggaattacagcagctcaaatatcGATATTTTTTTAGCCCTTAATTAGTGATTCTTCAATTTTGCTACAAAGTGTATATATCATACTCTATGGCATACACGTGTAAATGATTTAGTATGTTAACACAATAGTTTCACTTTAATCAATTCTAACTTAATATAAAATTGTGCCTTATTTGTGCTACATAGTATATATAAATACTGATAAAGATATAAAGGAAAAGGTATAGATTCTCTTTATACAAGTTAGTAAAATATGTCCTCTGTTAACaagttctttttttaaaaaatatatgtttcTATGCACGttaaaaaatacattaaaattttTTGTACATTCAATATTGGATGGCATCAAATAATGTTACATTAAGGCCAGTaattttaaacgaataataataagaataataataagaataataataataatataatatacaaatatttcatTTATGCGTAAATTCTAGTAttgtataatatttatcattatggATTTAGTCCAAATAATATTTCgattctattaaaaaaaaaaaaaaataataataatgtgtTGGAATATGTAAATTGCACCACCAAGCACAGAAATAACAAAAAGATTGTAAAATAGATCTGTTATACTTCTGTTCTATGtgttaaaaattgatttttgtatGAATACTTGGCAGTAAGTTGGCAGAGACCACTGACAATAGTTAAATTATTGGGTATAAATATCTTGCAATTTCGATGTGGACTATCTATAATCGTTGTGATGTAGCAATAAAACTATATATAAGTTAAAATTGCATAACtatagaaatataaaatgaatgccattataaaatatgttaaaaatgtataaaaagtgTAAAAGCATCAAAAGaagaattagtaatttaaaatgGTACTTATGTATTCATTGGTGCTAATTCATGTGATTGCTGCCCATTTGAATTACTATTAGATCCAATTTGTGCTAATGCCAGTTGACGCCATTTTCCATTTTCACCATTCAAGTTCTTGTCCTCGCAAATACACAGAAATAGTGTATCTATTACGGtctgtaataataaaaaaaaaacataatgtacatacaatacgtatatgatgtatttttataaaaaatatatacgtaCCTCATAAAGAGAAATAATGCAATGAGCAATAAAGAATGCAAAAACGCAGATGACAAAAATTGGAGCTGCATAAAAGTGCAATCTAGGATCTTGTTTCATAAATAATAATCCAATACTTCCAGTGGCAGCAGTAACAAAACATTTACCCAGGAACAGAATAAAATCTCCTACTCCATTAATTACTGCTATTTGTAGAGCATTACTAACAAGTGTTGTAAATGCCTGAAAATAGAGTGAATACggctattaatatttaaatatttataataaataaacttgTACACCTTGCTGTGTATTATAACATACAATTCGCGCTGCGTTACAGAAATGTGTTCCCTCGATAGCGACGACGGTATATGCATTATGATTCATGTATCGAATAAATTTCTCTAAACAGTAGAAGCAACATATGCAACATTTTAGACCACACTGAGCACATGCAGAAGTTTCCTTCTTCTGTTCAAATCTATAAAGGAAAAGTTCCATTATGAATTAtactaaaaaaaattgaatttctttaagtttgtatttatgttaataGCAAACATACCGGGTGTGTATGTATGTCAAGATTAAACGGGGTAGTTTAAAAAGAGTTATTAAAAATGAACCACAGGCTACAGAACCCAAGTGATAAGTAACTAAATTTCCCATAGCCGAACATACAGGAGATGTGCTAGCATTTTTCCCTCTAgaatgataaatataatataatacaaatgttgtacttaaaaaatactattttttataatattacctAAAATACCAATGGGCAACAGCTCCTGATATTACCATGTCTTGACAAGAAATAATAAATTCAGAAACCCATATTAATCCTATGATATAGACCCACCACATGTATTTCACCCAAGTTGCATCAACATATTCCACAAGGGTAAAAGCTGCAATATTTTAGGAATTCAtagtaattattaaaattaataggaAAGTGTAATATACATTACTTTTAAAAGAATCAAGTGAGAAGTCAAACTTCTTTTCTTCGACGAATGCATCCTTTCCTGCTACTGAGCTCAGATTTAAAAAAGCAATATGATTTTTATACATTTGTACAGGTTTTGTTCCAGGGTAATCTGTAATGTATATTGACATATAATTAGAATTTTTAGTTCGAAATTTGATAGAGAGATAAAAATACTTACTTGCTGTTGCAAGACAAAGGATTACAGTTACCCAGAATGCAAAAAATAGTATTAAAGCAGCAAACGTGAGTAAGGGTTGAAAAAATAGGCCTGGCAATTCCGCTAAGCATTTTGCACTTTCTTTAAATAATGCTGTCATAAAACTAATACGTTTGCGTAGTATACCCAAGAGAAGTAATAAAATGATCTAAAACATTCCAGTGCTTTTTAAGTAATTTTAATAGATAATGAATAGATTTATGTAATTAATAACTTACAGTTATTATTGTTGCAACAATAGAAAAAGCTAAGAATGCCCTTTCATTTCTGACAGATTCCTCAAGCAGTTCATTTGGATTAGTTTTATCTaaagttcttttaatttctATGTATGTCCACCATAATAAAACTGTACCAGCTACAAAATTTAATACATAAATTATTTGTAACTTAAGCATAACTTAATACCTTTACTATATTTCATTATGGAATGATGTATCTATGGTAAGTTACAATTCTAAATCACTGTTTCTACTAATATcattgattacatcatatatatATAGGGAAAAATGCttttactttatacttcagtaaTTGCTTAAGGTGACAGAAATGTTGAAGATAATTATGAAAATGTTTATATTTCAAAAGGGTGTTTCTGTCTTGCAAGATTGTGGGGCAGTCATTATAATTTCTTCTTTTAACTTTGCCTAAATAAGTAAGATAACTTGTAGTACAAATCATTATGTAAGAAATGAGATATAATAGTAATCATTTCATTATATAATTTCTTTCTCTTCATTAATTGTTTGAATTAAATAACTTACCTATAGTTGCAATAGTGACTAGGACCATTATAATCCATGTTACAATACTTGCCAATAAATGAAATATGGCAATCATAAACAGAGATAAAACTGAAAAAAAGTATTTATTCTTGTTTAATTTCaatctaaaaaaaattatataagaaatattaaagtaataataataccaAAAGCTAAAAAAGATAAAGCCAAAATCTCCCTCCATGTCTTATATAGGTCTCCTAAAACTTGTTCAATAATGTCCCATGAATTAATTACACCATATAAATTTGCAATTATAGTTTCTCCTACATCCTTAATAGCTTTTGGAATACACCGATTTAGAACAGATATACTGTCATATACAGGTAATTCAGGACAAGATcctgttttattttttctacTTCCATTGCTGCAGGCACTAAAGTCATTTCCTGGTTTATCATGACAAAGTTGTGATCCTGTTTCTTCATAAAATTTACATATATCATTCATTGTTGTCATAGTTCTATCTGGACATTTCTTTACACAAATTTTTAGAGACTGCTTGACATTACTTATGTCCAAAAAGAAGAGATATCTAAAATAATAAAGTTAGTAAAAAAACTGTGAACATCCTCTAAAATACAAATCATTTTTTATACTGATACAGACGGTTTATCACTGGTATCTTGTCCAGAGAGTTCCATACTACCAAACTTTGGATTATTCTTCATGCCACAAGTATTTCCAAAGCTATCATATCCATTTATGAGTCTTACAGGATTTCCATATACAAGAGCAAAAGCTGCTATCACAATCTGTATAACATATAACATGACTATTAAGAGTATGTATGTACTATTTCTTATGATAAGCTGAGATAAAATAGTATgataaaattaaagaaaaaggGCATGTAATTTTCCTTAAACATTCATAGGAATGTTTAAATAGAACTTCTGAATTATGTTTCTAAACATTCTTTACAACTTTCTTACATTGATAAACACAGAATTAAGTTATTGAAATTTATCATACCATAAGAAACCAAAATGCTATAAAACAACAAAGCCAAAAAATATCTGTGCATTCTCGCACGCGTGTTGGGTCAGGCTGTTGTTCTTCATCATCATCTCCTGAACAACACgacattattttaaaatttcgtTAGAATCAAGATCAAGGCACTTAAGTACTATGCAAAAAAATAGTTCACTTCGattttggagcaactccctccaCTAAATCACCTTGAAGTTATCTACAATTGAGAAAACTGTATACTTTGATGTAGACTATACACAAATATAAGCTTGCACTAAATTTCTCTATTTGTAACCTTTCACTTTGCTCAGTCTAATCagaagaaaaatgaaattgtGCATATTTTAGCTAGCATTTTAACATTCATTTAGAGAGGACGCAATATCTTTTGTGGGGAATAATGTAGGGAAAAGAAAAGTGCGAGATACAGAATTTTGTGTGTACGCTCCTGTAATTTGCATAGCATAGAGTCGTTTCCAAGGAAACGACAATCGACGTCACATGGATTACTACAATGAAGGTTGTAGCAACAGATTATTTGCTTCATTCATCTATGTGAAATGACAAGGTTCCTTGTGAGATATTAAACTACAGAATATTCAAGGAATTTTGTTTCTAATCATCGTGTAATTGTAAGTACTTAGGCCCATTCTTCTGTTGTTCTAATAGTTTCATTATAATTGCGACTATAACATGCTTTAACAGAGAACTTGTTGAAAGTAAGAATATAACCTGCATCATTAAGTGAATGTTGTTTTAAGTGGAAATCTTTGGATTTAGAATTTATGTTCAGGAATTTACTAAAATAATGTATTAATTTGCTTAACTTTGATATTGGTATCTTCTCTTAATCTTTCTTCAAATCTTGCAATAATATTTAATGTGATTTCTCTTTAGTTTTATTACTGAAAATACTTTATTCCCTTTtagcagatgcataaaatatactgTTGATTTCATagattataaaaattaattttagtgaTGGAGGAAGATGGTGGTAAAAGAATGAGAGGCAGAACTCGTGGTAGAGCACGTGGTCGTGCACGAGGACGTGCCAGAGGTAGATCTAAAAAACAAGTGAAGGTAAATTTGTTCAATACTTGAAGATTTAACATTAAGTTAGTTCGTTTCTTAATGTTTATAATGTTTGTTTATTTATAGATTAATCTTGTAAATACATTTTCATGATCAATGATTTATTAAATAAGGAAGAATTGCACGTGTGTTTAAAATAGGTAATTGAAAGTGATGAAGAAGATACTCCTCAACAAACTGAAGAAACCCCAGCAGAAACAGCTGGGACAGAACTTGAGGAGCATGAAGCTCCACCAACACAGCAGCCTCCTTTGGAGCAACAGTTTGATTTAGAGGCTGATATATCTCAACTGGAAGCTCCAACATTCACAACTATTAATAGGGGCCCCCCTGAGCCAATGCTCCGTTTAAGATGGGACCATAGAGTTAATCTTATTGGAGAAAAAGTTTTGAACCCTATGATACATTGTTGTGACAAATGTTTAAAACCGATACTCATTTATGGACGAATGGTGAGTAATAATTTTCTGAACAAATTGTCAAGAAGAAAATAAGctatttcttaaatttttagACTTACTCAGAGACTTAAGAATTACTtcttaaaaatgaaatatttttcagaTACCTTGTAAACATGTGTTTTGTCTATCTTGTGCCAAGAGAGAAGATAAAGTTTGTCCTCGTTGTATGGAAAAAGTTTCTAGAGTAGAACAAACTGGTCTGGGTACTGTTTTTATGTGTACACATGGAGGAACAAGATATGGGAATGCAGGTTGCAGAAGAACATATCTTAGTCAACGTGATTTACA is drawn from Calliopsis andreniformis isolate RMS-2024a chromosome 1, iyCalAndr_principal, whole genome shotgun sequence and contains these coding sequences:
- the Cth gene encoding cystathionine gamma-lyase isoform X1; protein product: MFNRMSTKKGFATKAIHAGQDPLQWSHCAVVAPIVLSTTFRQDGPGEHRGYDYSRSGNPTRNVLETCLAALDGGKYGITFASGLGATTVVTSLVPTGDHIISGDDIYGGTNRFFQRCLCTHSVEVTFVDTVDVNNIVAAVKPSTKMIWLETPTNPLLKLVDIKAVTEAVKKINPKIIVVVDNTFLTCYYQKPLELGADIVVYSLTKYMNGHADVIMGAAITNRDDIGERLKFLQNAMGVVPSPFDCSMVNRSLKTLELRMQQHMKNGLAVAKFLQSHPHVEKVIHPYLPSHPQHELALRQTSGHSGMVSFYLKGDSKKFLKALNVFTLAESLGGYESLAELPSVMTHSSVPEETRAILGINDQLIRLSVGLETEKDLLADLDQALKACQ
- the Cth gene encoding cystathionine gamma-lyase isoform X2; translated protein: MSTKKGFATKAIHAGQDPLQWSHCAVVAPIVLSTTFRQDGPGEHRGYDYSRSGNPTRNVLETCLAALDGGKYGITFASGLGATTVVTSLVPTGDHIISGDDIYGGTNRFFQRCLCTHSVEVTFVDTVDVNNIVAAVKPSTKMIWLETPTNPLLKLVDIKAVTEAVKKINPKIIVVVDNTFLTCYYQKPLELGADIVVYSLTKYMNGHADVIMGAAITNRDDIGERLKFLQNAMGVVPSPFDCSMVNRSLKTLELRMQQHMKNGLAVAKFLQSHPHVEKVIHPYLPSHPQHELALRQTSGHSGMVSFYLKGDSKKFLKALNVFTLAESLGGYESLAELPSVMTHSSVPEETRAILGINDQLIRLSVGLETEKDLLADLDQALKACQ
- the LOC143178346 gene encoding ribosome biogenesis protein BRX1 homolog, with the translated sequence MAKKELKRKRTDNVNNKENEPETVVLPAKRMSDEPPPKKVKWINKQRVLVFATRGISYVHRHLMHDLRTLMPHHRPESKMERTKNLQVVNEMCEMKHCNKIILFEGRRKKDLYMWFSNVPTGPCVKFFVENIYTMGELKMTGNCLKGSRPLLSFDENFDTKPHYSLLKELLVQIFGVPNHHPKSQPFFDHVYTFSVLDNRIWFRNFQILTEDGGLAEIGPRFVLNPIKIFAGSFGGEILWDNPTYISPAQFRQSLKKKAAGKYVSKVEQKMIQEINKPKESYSLNPMDEIFKGDPLEKAKELQGEKEEEVEDREVMHSNTSKKSKKVKKGIKKNLGKRVKKVNLKKKTKT
- the Ctl1 gene encoding choline transporter-like protein 1 isoform X2; translation: MSCCSGDDDEEQQPDPTRVRECTDIFWLCCFIAFWFLMIVIAAFALVYGNPVRLINGYDSFGNTCGMKNNPKFGSMELSGQDTSDKPYLFFLDISNVKQSLKICVKKCPDRTMTTMNDICKFYEETGSQLCHDKPGNDFSACSNGSRKNKTGSCPELPVYDSISVLNRCIPKAIKDVGETIIANLYGVINSWDIIEQVLGDLYKTWREILALSFLAFVLSLFMIAIFHLLASIVTWIIMVLVTIATIAGTVLLWWTYIEIKRTLDKTNPNELLEESVRNERAFLAFSIVATIITIILLLLLGILRKRISFMTALFKESAKCLAELPGLFFQPLLTFAALILFFAFWVTVILCLATANYPGTKPVQMYKNHIAFLNLSSVAGKDAFVEEKKFDFSLDSFKTFTLVEYVDATWVKYMWWVYIIGLIWVSEFIISCQDMVISGAVAHWYFRGKNASTSPVCSAMGNLVTYHLGSVACGSFLITLFKLPRLILTYIHTRFEQKKETSACAQCGLKCCICCFYCLEKFIRYMNHNAYTVVAIEGTHFCNAARIAFTTLVSNALQIAVINGVGDFILFLGKCFVTAATGSIGLLFMKQDPRLHFYAAPIFVICVFAFFIAHCIISLYETVIDTLFLCICEDKNLNGENGKWRQLALAQIGSNSNSNGQQSHELAPMNT
- the Ctl1 gene encoding choline transporter-like protein 1 isoform X1 produces the protein MSCCSGDDDEEQQPDPTRVRECTDIFWLCCFIAFWFLMIVIAAFALVYGNPVRLINGYDSFGNTCGMKNNPKFGSMELSGQDTSDKPYLFFLDISNVKQSLKICVKKCPDRTMTTMNDICKFYEETGSQLCHDKPGNDFSACSNGSRKNKTGSCPELPVYDSISVLNRCIPKAIKDVGETIIANLYGVINSWDIIEQVLGDLYKTWREILALSFLAFVLSLFMIAIFHLLASIVTWIIMVLVTIATIAGTVLLWWTYIEIKRTLDKTNPNELLEESVRNERAFLAFSIVATIITIILLLLLGILRKRISFMTALFKESAKCLAELPGLFFQPLLTFAALILFFAFWVTVILCLATASKYFYLSIKFRTKNSNYMSIYITDYPGTKPVQMYKNHIAFLNLSSVAGKDAFVEEKKFDFSLDSFKTFTLVEYVDATWVKYMWWVYIIGLIWVSEFIISCQDMVISGAVAHWYFRGKNASTSPVCSAMGNLVTYHLGSVACGSFLITLFKLPRLILTYIHTRFEQKKETSACAQCGLKCCICCFYCLEKFIRYMNHNAYTVVAIEGTHFCNAARIAFTTLVSNALQIAVINGVGDFILFLGKCFVTAATGSIGLLFMKQDPRLHFYAAPIFVICVFAFFIAHCIISLYETVIDTLFLCICEDKNLNGENGKWRQLALAQIGSNSNSNGQQSHELAPMNT